Within the Eucalyptus grandis isolate ANBG69807.140 chromosome 1, ASM1654582v1, whole genome shotgun sequence genome, the region AGTTCCAAATCATCTACTCTTAAGGAAAAGAATGCTGCTGCATGAACACAGTTGGCAGTGACATATACACCCGCACACACGCACACAAACACATGCACATGTGTGCACAAGCATGCTCACATTCTCTCAGCATCTCTGGACTTTCTATTGGGACTTGATGACCCCACACGTGTGTGTACACGTGTGTTTTATGTGTTGAGTGCACACATACACACTCATGCTACCAGTCTTGTTTCTTGTGTAAATAACTTTTCTTCTTATCGTCTTTCTTGCCCATTCGAGATCAATTTACAAGGAAAATCATCAGGCCAAAACATGTGTGACTTCGTTACAACAACATAATGGCTAGAGCTTCCAATATTAGTCATGGGAGAAGGAACAAGAGACCAGCAATCCTCAAAGAACAATGTGAAAAGCCATTAAATGAGCTTAAAAGACCAAAACGAAAAAAGGGTCCATCTGGTTTAGTGGAAATGCTTAGACTGGTTTCTTTAGAACCCAGTCAGCATAACGAACTATGGGTTGACACTAATCATGGCATCTGTCTCCAAGAAATCCGTGCCAATCATTAACATAGGTAATGCAGAAGTCCTGAATGCAACTACACTCATTAACTAGTACCTGGAACAGGGAACACGTATCTGCTGCAGATATTTTCACTCATGGTATAAGACTCCACAGAATCCGCCTCGGTATCTGAGAAGTTGACTGAAGCATAATTACACCAGTGGAGGGAGGTAAGTCCAATGTGTTATACTGATAATTGGTTTGATTgaagtggaaaagaaaagaaaaattaccatATGACTCGACCAATGGAACACCAGAAGACGAGGGAGTTTTAGTCTCTCTTTCACGGGTTGCCACAGATTGATCTGATAGGAGTTTGTTTAATTGAGGGTCATTACCTGAAAATTCTGGTGCACACCTACTTCTTTCAGTATCATCGATATGACTTTCCACGGTGTCACCACTGTTAATTTCAACAGAAGTGGAATCCACAATTGTGGTTTGATCATGGGCTGATTCATCATTTTCGGTCAAGAAACCTAAAAACTCTGGCTCACCCGGAGCAATAACCGTTGAAGTCTCAGCAGATGGCATACGACTGACACCAGAGTTCTCATTGACAGTGACAGCCGAATCAGGCACAGATTTATTATCAGTACTTCCTGAATGCAGGTCAAGAGAACCCTTTTGCAGGGCAGGAACCTGAAAAGGCATCTGGCAAGTATTATCTGCACAAGAAGTTCCCCGAAAACATGGTGCATGTAGGACATCTTTCTTCACATCACCGAGTAATTTTGAATCCTCACTCAGTTGATGGATAACCTTTGCTGGTTCTCTTTTCCGACATACTTTTGCCTTCTTAGACACCTGGACATCATTGCATTTTACTACAGAAAATTCAGGGGCTGTCACTTTGTCAGGGTCAACAGATGACGGAGGAAGCACATCTTCCACAACTTCCGAGTAGAACTTCTTAACACTAGCACCAACAGTCTGGACTTGATTCTCAACAAATTTAACCGTGTCCTGTCCACAGAAAATATCAACCGGATATAGAACAGCAAATGAAGTTCATTTACAGATTCTGGATCAGAGAGTGAAACTAAAACAGTTCATTCAACCATTGAAGAGACAGACAGATATCAGGCACACCTATAAACGTAACAACAAGAACAGCTAAAAATGGTCTCAGAATGTCAATCACAGTGATAGATATCTGAATTAGTTATGAGAGATTGCAGAAGTGGATCCAGTAACCACCCTCCTCTTTACAGTCCCTCAACAGATCATGATGGTCATAGCTAGGTCAATACATAAACAAGCACACGTTTGCTCAAAAATTAATATGTACCTGGTACATGATTTCTTCCACCTCCAAGCACATAGCTTCAAACTTCTGGTATATGTTTCCAACCCATGTTATGCCTTTTACATCCATTGTTTTATTGCAAGAGATTTGGCCTGAGGTTCAGATAGGTACTTCACCCAGTCTCCTCTAAGTTGAGGCAGTTATAATTCATTCAGCATCTGCTCTGAATGAAATTTGTCGACATAAGAGAAAATTCAGAAATGCTCAAatgaaaagtcaaatgaaaCATATACCCAATTTGATAACCACAACTGCTTAACTGAAAAGTCAAATGCAACATTGACCCAATTTGATAACCATAACATCCAAATTAAGGGCCTAAAGGCATCAAAGA harbors:
- the LOC104441219 gene encoding uncharacterized protein LOC104441219 isoform X2 codes for the protein MDVKGITWVGNIYQKFEAMCLEVEEIMYQDTVKFVENQVQTVGASVKKFYSEVVEDVLPPSSVDPDKVTAPEFSVVKCNDVQVSKKAKVCRKREPAKVIHQLSEDSKLLGDVKKDVLHAPCFRGTSCADNTCQMPFQVPALQKGSLDLHSGSTDNKSVPDSAVTVNENSGVSRMPSAETSTVIAPGEPEFLGFLTENDESAHDQTTIVDSTSVEINSGDTVESHIDDTERSRCAPEFSGNDPQLNKLLSDQSVATRERETKTPSSSGVPLVESYDTEADSVESYTMSENICSRYVFPVPGCLNGSNMNTSKGDFDTEQDASTFNQINEAKLEESCIVVNNDEIQFVAKREGKHRSYKKKVRDAFSSKKKSSRILEYEQLALCHGGDAEPRKDCRRRSRPTLNLEGEEKTQAHDYSEPEWELL
- the LOC104441219 gene encoding uncharacterized protein LOC104441219 isoform X1, which translates into the protein MDVKGITWVGNIYQKFEAMCLEVEEIMYQDTVKFVENQVQTVGASVKKFYSEVVEDVLPPSSVDPDKVTAPEFSVVKCNDVQVSKKAKVCRKREPAKVIHQLSEDSKLLGDVKKDVLHAPCFRGTSCADNTCQMPFQVPALQKGSLDLHSGSTDNKSVPDSAVTVNENSGVSRMPSAETSTVIAPGEPEFLGFLTENDESAHDQTTIVDSTSVEINSGDTVESHIDDTERSRCAPEFSGNDPQLNKLLSDQSVATRERETKTPSSSGVPLVESYVNFSDTEADSVESYTMSENICSRYVFPVPGCLNGSNMNTSKGDFDTEQDASTFNQINEAKLEESCIVVNNDEIQFVAKREGKHRSYKKKVRDAFSSKKKSSRILEYEQLALCHGGDAEPRKDCRRRSRPTLNLEGEEKTQAHDYSEPEWELL